One genomic segment of Amycolatopsis sp. Hca4 includes these proteins:
- a CDS encoding ribokinase, which produces MNSDVLVVGSANADLVVAVDRRPGGGETVLGGDTVLSPGGKGANTAVAAGRLGADVALLGAVGDDPYGRLLLDSLRAAGVDTGLVRTSERPTGIAYITVTPDGENSILVSPGANSSLEPADVDAVFDGVEVVVLSLEVPLPTVEHAVARAAEKGVRVLLNLSPAAKLSPETLARLDVLLVNEHEAAWLTGPGADFRKLLDLGPRAAVVTLGAAGAVVVEPDGTTEVASAKVEAVDTTGAGDAFAGALAASLADGADLVSAARRAARVAAFSVTRPGAQPSYPTAAELGE; this is translated from the coding sequence ATGAACTCGGACGTGCTCGTTGTGGGATCGGCCAACGCCGATCTCGTCGTCGCGGTGGATCGGCGGCCCGGCGGTGGGGAGACCGTACTGGGTGGCGACACCGTGCTTTCACCGGGTGGCAAGGGCGCCAACACGGCGGTCGCGGCGGGACGGCTCGGGGCCGACGTCGCGCTGCTTGGCGCCGTCGGCGATGACCCCTACGGCCGGCTGCTGCTCGACTCGCTCCGCGCCGCCGGTGTCGACACCGGGCTCGTGCGCACCAGCGAGCGGCCGACCGGCATCGCCTACATCACCGTCACCCCGGACGGCGAAAACTCGATCCTCGTCTCCCCCGGTGCCAACTCCAGCCTGGAGCCCGCCGACGTCGACGCCGTCTTCGACGGGGTGGAGGTCGTCGTCTTGTCGCTGGAGGTGCCGTTGCCGACCGTCGAACACGCCGTCGCGCGGGCCGCGGAAAAGGGCGTACGGGTGCTGCTGAACCTGTCGCCGGCGGCGAAGCTCTCCCCGGAGACGCTGGCCCGCCTCGACGTCCTGCTCGTCAACGAGCACGAGGCCGCCTGGCTCACCGGACCCGGCGCGGACTTCCGGAAGCTGCTCGACCTGGGGCCGCGGGCCGCCGTCGTCACGCTCGGTGCGGCCGGCGCGGTCGTCGTGGAACCCGACGGCACGACCGAGGTGGCATCGGCGAAGGTCGAGGCCGTGGACACCACCGGGGCCGGCGACGCCTTCGCGGGCGCGCTCGCCGCGTCGCTCGCCGACGGCGCCGACCTGGTCTCCGCAGCCAGGCGCGCGGCGCGCGTTGCGGCGTTCAGCGTGACCCGGCCCGGGGCCCAGCCGTCCTATCCCACTGCCGCTGAACTGGGGGAATGA
- the ptsP gene encoding phosphoenolpyruvate--protein phosphotransferase translates to MSELEAAAGSLSGVAVSPGRASGPVVRVAEPLGEPAATPAPADPAAEAARIAPAAEAVAARLEKQAETATGEAATILITTAAMAADPALAAQAQQLVQTQGLPAARAVHQAAEGFAEALAAAGGYMAERVQDVRDVRDRLIAELLGIAPPGVPELATPSVLVARDLAPADTAGLDPAKVLALVTEEGGPTSHTAILARALGIPAVVAVRGLLALDAQALAVDGDTGVVEVADPSAPVVAATVAQRAEWNGTGATADGHRVKVYGNVGSPADAQAAADAGAEGVGLFRTEFCYLDAADEPSVADQRAAYTAVLAPFRGKPVIVRTLDAGADKPLAFLSPEAEPNPALGVRGLRVAFDRPEVLDRQLEAIAGAAEDSGAEVSVMAPMVATVEEAAWFAERVRAAGIARAGVMIEIPAAALTAREILEAVDFVSVGTNDLAQYTFAADRQLGAVAKLNDPWQPGLLRLLKLIGNAAKATGKPAGVCGEAAADPRLALVLAGLGLTSLSMNAPAVRAVGASLAAATLAECEALAEATLATANPAAARAAARP, encoded by the coding sequence ATGTCTGAGCTTGAAGCCGCCGCGGGGTCCCTGTCGGGGGTCGCCGTCAGCCCTGGTCGCGCGAGTGGTCCCGTCGTCCGCGTCGCGGAGCCGCTCGGCGAGCCCGCCGCCACGCCCGCCCCGGCCGACCCCGCCGCCGAGGCCGCCCGGATCGCGCCCGCCGCCGAAGCCGTCGCCGCGCGGCTGGAGAAGCAGGCCGAGACCGCGACCGGCGAGGCGGCCACGATCCTCATCACCACGGCCGCGATGGCCGCCGACCCGGCGCTCGCCGCGCAGGCCCAGCAGCTCGTCCAGACGCAGGGACTGCCCGCCGCGCGCGCTGTCCACCAGGCGGCCGAGGGCTTCGCCGAAGCGCTGGCCGCGGCCGGCGGGTACATGGCCGAGCGCGTCCAAGACGTCCGGGACGTGCGCGACCGGCTGATCGCCGAACTGCTCGGCATCGCACCGCCGGGCGTCCCCGAGCTGGCGACGCCGAGCGTGCTGGTCGCCCGCGACCTGGCCCCGGCCGACACCGCGGGCCTCGACCCGGCGAAGGTCCTCGCCCTGGTCACCGAGGAAGGCGGCCCCACCAGCCACACCGCGATCCTGGCGCGAGCACTGGGCATCCCCGCCGTCGTGGCGGTGCGCGGCCTGCTGGCACTGGACGCGCAAGCGCTTGCGGTCGACGGCGACACGGGCGTGGTCGAGGTCGCGGACCCGTCGGCCCCGGTCGTCGCGGCCACGGTGGCCCAGCGCGCCGAGTGGAACGGCACGGGCGCCACGGCGGACGGCCACCGCGTGAAGGTCTACGGCAACGTCGGCTCCCCGGCCGACGCCCAGGCAGCGGCGGACGCGGGCGCCGAAGGGGTCGGCCTGTTCCGCACCGAGTTCTGCTACCTGGACGCCGCGGACGAACCCTCGGTCGCCGACCAGCGCGCGGCGTACACGGCGGTGCTCGCCCCGTTCCGCGGCAAGCCGGTGATCGTCCGGACCCTCGACGCGGGCGCCGACAAGCCGCTGGCGTTCCTGTCCCCGGAAGCCGAGCCGAACCCGGCGCTGGGTGTCCGGGGCCTGCGCGTGGCGTTCGACCGGCCGGAGGTGCTCGACCGCCAGCTCGAGGCCATCGCGGGTGCGGCGGAGGATTCGGGCGCGGAGGTTTCGGTGATGGCCCCGATGGTGGCCACGGTGGAGGAAGCGGCCTGGTTCGCAGAGCGCGTCCGCGCGGCGGGCATCGCCCGGGCGGGCGTGATGATCGAGATCCCGGCGGCGGCGCTGACGGCTCGCGAGATCCTCGAAGCGGTGGACTTCGTGTCGGTGGGTACGAACGACCTCGCCCAGTACACCTTCGCGGCGGACCGCCAGCTGGGCGCGGTGGCGAAGCTGAACGACCCGTGGCAGCCGGGTCTGTTGCGCTTGCTGAAGCTGATCGGCAACGCGGCCAAGGCCACGGGCAAACCGGCCGGAGTGTGCGGCGAGGCGGCGGCGGACCCGAGGCTGGCGCTGGTCCTGGCCGGGCTGGGGCTGACGAGCTTGTCGATGAACGCTCCGGCGGTCCGCGCGGTCGGAGCCAGCCTGGCGGCGGCGACGCTCGCAGAGTGCGAGGCCCTGGCGGAGGCAACCCTGGCAACGGCGAACCCGGCAGCAGCCCGCGCGGCGGCCCGCCCCTGA
- a CDS encoding MFS transporter gives MTATTTAPAAAGEAADVRAGRREWVGLAVLALPTLLVSLDVFVLVLALPKLALSLHADGTEQLWIMDTYGFMVAGFMVTMGTLGDRVGRRKLLLAGAAAFGAASVVAAFSTSAGMLIAARAALGIAGATLAPSTLSLIGTMFVNPRQRAEAIGIWAGCFTVGAIVGPMVGGFLLEHFWWGSVFLLGVPAMVVLLVIGPKLLPEYRDETAGRLDLPSVALSLAAILPVVYGVKELARDGFRLVPLLALAIGLVIGYVFVQRQRTLADPLVDFSLFAAKAFRTALGGMLLFSMLGGTTMLFVAQFFQLAQHLSPVGAALGLLPGMAASTVSFLAAPVLARRVRTGALIASGVALAAAGMAILAFVDPAAGPVWPSLGFAVTSLGVGPMVALGTDLVVGSVPVRKAGAAASLAQTVNEFGYSFGLATAGTLGNAVARAHGLPAGLHVVAGAAAVAFAALVWFAARNLRPAA, from the coding sequence ATGACCGCCACCACCACCGCCCCAGCCGCCGCCGGGGAGGCCGCGGATGTCAGGGCCGGGCGCCGGGAATGGGTTGGGCTGGCCGTTCTCGCCCTGCCCACCCTGCTCGTCTCGCTGGATGTCTTCGTCCTCGTCCTCGCCCTTCCGAAACTCGCGCTCAGCCTGCACGCCGACGGCACCGAACAGCTCTGGATCATGGACACCTACGGCTTCATGGTCGCCGGCTTCATGGTCACCATGGGTACCCTCGGCGACCGCGTCGGGCGGCGGAAACTGCTGCTCGCCGGGGCCGCCGCCTTCGGGGCCGCCTCCGTTGTCGCCGCCTTCTCGACCAGTGCCGGGATGCTGATCGCCGCCCGGGCCGCGCTCGGGATCGCCGGGGCCACCCTTGCTCCTTCGACCCTCTCGCTCATCGGGACCATGTTCGTCAACCCGCGGCAGCGGGCCGAGGCCATCGGGATCTGGGCCGGCTGCTTCACCGTCGGTGCCATCGTCGGGCCGATGGTCGGCGGGTTCCTGCTCGAGCACTTCTGGTGGGGTTCGGTCTTCCTGCTCGGCGTCCCGGCCATGGTCGTCCTGCTCGTCATCGGCCCGAAGCTGCTGCCGGAGTACCGGGACGAGACCGCCGGGCGGCTCGACCTGCCGAGCGTCGCCCTCTCGCTCGCGGCCATCCTGCCCGTCGTCTACGGCGTCAAGGAGCTCGCCCGGGACGGCTTCCGGCTCGTTCCGCTGCTCGCGCTCGCCATCGGCCTCGTCATCGGCTACGTCTTCGTGCAGCGGCAGCGGACGCTCGCCGACCCGCTCGTCGACTTCAGCCTCTTCGCCGCCAAGGCCTTCCGGACCGCGCTCGGCGGGATGCTGCTGTTCAGCATGCTCGGCGGCACCACCATGCTGTTCGTCGCCCAGTTCTTCCAGCTCGCGCAGCACCTCTCGCCGGTCGGGGCCGCTCTCGGGCTGCTGCCGGGGATGGCCGCCTCGACCGTCAGCTTCCTCGCCGCTCCCGTCCTCGCCCGGCGGGTCCGGACCGGCGCATTGATCGCGAGCGGGGTCGCCCTCGCCGCCGCCGGGATGGCGATCCTCGCCTTCGTCGACCCGGCGGCCGGACCGGTTTGGCCGTCGCTCGGGTTCGCCGTGACGTCGCTGGGGGTCGGGCCGATGGTCGCGCTCGGCACCGATCTGGTCGTCGGCTCGGTTCCGGTGCGCAAGGCGGGCGCCGCCGCTTCGCTGGCCCAGACGGTCAACGAGTTCGGCTACTCCTTCGGCCTCGCCACCGCCGGCACGCTGGGCAACGCCGTCGCCCGCGCGCACGGCCTGCCCGCCGGGCTGCACGTCGTCGCCGGGGCTGCCGCCGTCGCGTTCGCCGCCCTCGTCTGGTTCGCCGCGCGGAACCTGCGGCCCGCCGCCTGA
- a CDS encoding DUF1707 domain-containing protein gives MGEEETAAAESVTETRPLSERDLRVSDDEREHVVGVLQKAIGRGMIDLDEFTERTDRALASRTRGELNAVLADLAGLYHPAAALAAAPAYAAPAGYSGYAGGPRVELNAKYSSLHRGGPWVVPSELVVRNKYGSTKLDFTEAQVQSPVVHIELDAKWGSVEIIIPEHAAVDLNAIGDVKFGSMEDKTRSNGRMGNPRYVLSGRVHGGSLVVRHPRRGLFG, from the coding sequence ATGGGCGAGGAAGAGACCGCGGCGGCGGAATCGGTGACCGAAACGAGGCCGTTGAGCGAGCGCGACCTCCGGGTGTCGGACGACGAACGCGAGCACGTCGTCGGCGTGCTGCAGAAGGCGATCGGCCGCGGGATGATCGACCTCGACGAGTTCACCGAGCGCACCGACCGCGCGCTGGCGTCGAGGACGCGCGGCGAGCTGAACGCGGTGCTGGCCGACCTCGCCGGCCTCTACCACCCGGCCGCGGCCCTGGCCGCCGCGCCGGCGTACGCGGCGCCTGCGGGCTACAGCGGCTACGCGGGCGGGCCGCGCGTCGAGCTGAACGCGAAGTACTCGTCGCTGCACCGCGGCGGGCCGTGGGTGGTGCCGTCCGAGCTGGTGGTGCGCAACAAGTACGGCTCGACGAAGCTCGACTTCACCGAGGCCCAGGTGCAGTCGCCGGTGGTGCACATCGAGCTGGACGCCAAGTGGGGCTCGGTCGAGATCATCATCCCGGAGCACGCGGCGGTGGACCTGAACGCGATCGGCGACGTCAAGTTCGGCTCGATGGAGGACAAGACCCGCAGCAACGGGCGAATGGGCAACCCGCGGTACGTGCTGAGCGGCCGGGTCCACGGCGGTTCGCTGGTGGTCCGGCACCCGAGGCGCGGCCTCTTCGGCTAG
- a CDS encoding response regulator transcription factor, with product MSDEPRISVMVVDDHPIWRDGVARDLTEHGFDVRATAPDADAAVRIARTVQPDVVLMDLNLGSTSGVDATREITAALPSTKVLVLSASGEHKDVLEAVKAGASGYLVKSASAVELVDAVHRTAAGDPVFTAGLAGLVLGEYRRMADAPAEGAEPPRLTERETDVLRLVAKGLTARQIAERLVLSHRTVENHVQSTLRKLQLHNRVELARYAIEHGLDEE from the coding sequence ATGAGCGACGAACCGCGGATCTCCGTGATGGTGGTCGACGACCACCCGATCTGGCGGGACGGGGTCGCCCGCGACCTCACCGAACACGGCTTCGACGTGCGGGCGACCGCACCGGACGCCGACGCGGCGGTGCGGATCGCCCGTACCGTGCAGCCGGACGTCGTCCTGATGGACCTGAACCTGGGCAGCACCTCCGGCGTGGACGCGACCCGCGAGATCACCGCGGCGCTGCCGTCGACGAAGGTGCTGGTGCTCTCGGCGAGCGGCGAGCACAAGGACGTCCTGGAGGCGGTGAAGGCGGGCGCGTCCGGCTACCTGGTCAAGTCGGCGTCCGCGGTGGAGCTGGTCGACGCCGTCCACCGGACCGCGGCGGGCGACCCGGTGTTCACCGCGGGCCTGGCCGGGCTGGTGCTCGGCGAGTACCGGCGGATGGCGGACGCACCGGCCGAGGGCGCCGAGCCGCCGCGGCTGACCGAGCGCGAGACCGACGTCCTGCGCCTGGTCGCGAAGGGCCTGACCGCGCGGCAGATCGCCGAGCGGCTCGTGCTGTCCCACCGCACGGTGGAGAACCACGTGCAGTCGACGCTGCGGAAGCTGCAGCTGCACAACCGCGTCGAGCTGGCCCGGTACGCGATCGAGCACGGCCTCGACGAGGAGTGA
- the macS gene encoding MacS family sensor histidine kinase, with the protein MTIRRSPDPVTPMWRGVLAFRVLTWGFACGTVIVQSGAYRREWLAWTILGVMAGWSVVSSFLYLRERTRPPWLVVFDLVLGTGLLLTSPWVLSDEQFALNVPLITTVWAAVPPVAAGARFGAVGGVLAGLVVGVATGLAREKFDLDVARDGVLLAAAGLLVGMASTMARRSAARLEQALRKEAATAERERLARSIHDSVLQVLARVRKRGNEVGGEAAELARLAGEQEIALRSLVTTEPAKPSDSGTMSLRAALQVLATSSVQVSTPADDVELPAHVAGELVAVTREALSNVEKHAGPAAHAWVLLEDLGDEVVVSIRDDGPGIPDGVLEQAAADGHLGVVESIRGRVRDLGGSATLDTGPGRGTEWEVRVPSTRGAR; encoded by the coding sequence GTGACCATCCGGCGGTCTCCCGACCCCGTCACGCCCATGTGGCGGGGCGTGCTCGCCTTCCGGGTGCTCACCTGGGGGTTCGCCTGCGGCACGGTGATCGTCCAGAGCGGCGCGTACCGCCGTGAGTGGCTGGCGTGGACGATCCTCGGCGTGATGGCCGGGTGGTCGGTGGTGAGCAGCTTCCTCTACCTGCGCGAGCGGACGCGGCCGCCGTGGCTGGTCGTCTTCGACCTCGTGCTGGGCACCGGGCTGCTGCTGACCTCGCCGTGGGTGCTCAGCGACGAACAGTTCGCGCTCAACGTCCCGCTCATCACCACGGTGTGGGCGGCCGTGCCGCCGGTCGCCGCCGGCGCGCGGTTCGGCGCGGTCGGCGGGGTGCTCGCCGGGCTGGTCGTCGGCGTGGCGACCGGGCTGGCGCGGGAGAAGTTCGACCTCGACGTCGCCCGCGACGGCGTCCTGCTCGCCGCCGCCGGCCTGCTGGTCGGCATGGCTTCGACGATGGCCCGCCGGTCGGCGGCGCGGCTGGAGCAGGCGTTGCGGAAGGAAGCGGCGACGGCCGAGCGCGAGCGGCTGGCGCGGTCGATCCACGACAGCGTCCTGCAGGTGCTGGCCCGGGTCCGCAAGCGCGGCAACGAGGTCGGCGGCGAAGCGGCGGAGCTGGCCCGGCTGGCCGGCGAGCAGGAGATCGCGCTGCGGTCGCTGGTGACGACCGAGCCGGCCAAGCCGAGCGACAGCGGCACGATGAGCCTGCGGGCCGCGCTGCAGGTGCTCGCGACGTCGTCGGTGCAGGTCTCGACGCCGGCGGACGACGTCGAACTGCCGGCGCACGTCGCCGGCGAGCTGGTCGCGGTGACCCGCGAAGCCCTGTCGAACGTGGAGAAGCACGCGGGCCCGGCCGCGCACGCCTGGGTGCTGCTGGAGGACCTCGGCGACGAGGTGGTGGTGAGCATCCGCGACGACGGACCGGGCATACCGGACGGCGTTCTCGAGCAAGCCGCCGCGGACGGGCACCTCGGCGTGGTGGAATCCATCCGGGGGCGGGTCCGCGATCTCGGGGGGAGCGCGACCCTCGACACCGGGCCCGGCCGGGGCACGGAGTGGGAGGTCAGGGTGCCGAGCACGAGGGGTGCGAGATGA
- a CDS encoding AI-2E family transporter, whose product MTHARREDPFLPEHEDVTGLIPRGLRISAALAWRFIVVAAALYAVVWVIGYLSVVVIPLSIALLVSALLAPAVQKLVAVRFPRGLATAIVLIAGLAVLGGLLTFVVTQFSSGLPQLQQQVNASLDQIKNWLLNGPPHLRQEQIQDFINQAIGFIQNNQASITTTALTTASTVGEILTGFLLTLFITIFFLSGGDGIWTFLVRAVPARVRNRVDVAGRRGFASLVSYVRATAAVAVVDAVGIGIGLWIMGVPLVIPLATLVFIGAFIPIIGAVITGGVAVLIALVTNGFIGAVIVLAIVIGVMQLESHILQPLLLGRAVKLHPLAVVLAITAGLVAGGIAGALLAVPLLAVLNAGVRSLLHETNPDPAEVDVLKDQAAQPNDAEPGSAGATVATRGEDDDEK is encoded by the coding sequence GTGACCCACGCGCGACGCGAAGACCCGTTCCTGCCGGAGCACGAGGACGTCACCGGGCTGATCCCCCGGGGTCTGCGCATCAGCGCGGCACTGGCGTGGCGGTTCATCGTGGTGGCCGCCGCGTTGTACGCGGTGGTCTGGGTGATCGGCTACCTCTCGGTGGTCGTCATCCCGCTGTCCATCGCCCTGCTGGTGTCCGCCCTGCTCGCGCCGGCGGTGCAGAAGCTGGTGGCGGTGAGGTTCCCGCGCGGGCTGGCGACGGCGATCGTGCTGATCGCCGGGCTAGCCGTGCTGGGCGGGCTGCTGACCTTCGTCGTCACGCAGTTCTCCTCCGGCCTGCCCCAGCTGCAGCAGCAGGTGAACGCGAGCCTCGACCAGATCAAGAACTGGCTGCTCAACGGCCCGCCGCACCTGCGCCAGGAGCAGATCCAGGACTTCATCAACCAGGCGATCGGCTTCATCCAGAACAACCAGGCGTCCATCACGACGACCGCGCTGACCACGGCGAGCACCGTCGGCGAGATCCTCACCGGCTTCCTGCTGACGCTGTTCATCACGATCTTCTTCCTCAGCGGCGGCGACGGCATCTGGACGTTCCTGGTCCGCGCGGTGCCCGCCCGGGTCCGCAACCGCGTCGACGTCGCCGGGCGCCGCGGCTTCGCCTCCCTGGTCAGCTACGTGCGGGCGACGGCGGCGGTCGCCGTGGTCGACGCCGTCGGCATCGGCATCGGCCTGTGGATCATGGGCGTGCCGCTGGTGATCCCGCTGGCGACGCTGGTGTTCATCGGCGCGTTCATCCCGATCATCGGGGCGGTCATCACCGGCGGCGTCGCGGTCCTGATCGCGCTGGTGACGAACGGGTTCATCGGCGCGGTGATCGTGCTGGCCATCGTGATCGGCGTGATGCAGCTGGAGAGCCACATCCTGCAGCCGCTGCTGCTCGGGCGGGCGGTGAAGCTGCACCCCCTGGCCGTCGTCCTGGCCATCACCGCCGGCCTGGTCGCGGGCGGGATCGCCGGTGCCCTGCTGGCCGTGCCGCTGCTGGCCGTGCTGAACGCCGGGGTCCGGTCGCTGCTGCACGAGACCAACCCGGACCCGGCCGAGGTGGACGTCCTCAAGGACCAGGCCGCGCAGCCGAACGACGCCGAACCCGGCTCCGCGGGGGCCACGGTGGCGACCCGCGGCGAAGACGACGACGAAAAGTGA
- a CDS encoding PE-PGRS family protein: protein MQTWAKRGLQTAFVTGGLLMLGTGIASADENVNPDTPASPLDLNVTAPIQESNNAVGTPFGQLDLPAGQTELSTKPVTGAANDAAKQLDDASPISESTLGGTFSRAGGGGGGFTPSHNNLKGNKVTGDVVVPIQIVDNAIGVLGDATVAGGNHSQTWSHDQDVKTTGQDSSLAGNAVVLDWALPVQIAGNGGGVAGGTGRVIGGSASQSTTETGDVDTNGDGSALSGNVVAGQFATPVQVTGNAASYLLGNGQSHGYHADTVATSGGSLLSSGDQASGSGNVVGAPIALPVKFNCNSGAVWGSLSNSDGCHNSADATAGATRKGSLGIPTYLETSGDDSFLSGNGGAASLSPIANVAGVAGSWIGNASAGIPCAGSSSSTVDSGGFVKTTGDNSSGSGNVLNPSVALPVEAFGIGGTYIGQANAVHDNTTDANAGNGSYTKGNDAFLGGNIVNTQAAGAPEVFGIGGSHIGNATGKATEDKTVTAGAYDGTQGANSSGSGNIVQVPVGLPAEVFGIGGSFIGQGSGAADETKVVSGGGGGSTVDDGGFLSSNLGTVPLSTPVQAANIGGALIGQGHGKGSTDTTSNAGGGVKAHGPAGAGAGNIIEAPVALPVQAMGVGGALGGIGTGENDNITDATAGGDAVTDGRDGALTGNIVKAPIAGAGSVFGDGIAGGALGTGVGTNDVSSVAGGDATTSGDRGSVAGNIIGADPLAVAQVFGDAVSAAGVAKGAGINMTDVRNAGDDTTSGVEGAISGNILDLPVTAIAQLFGDAVTVGGVAHAVGENTLTTHNGGKAVTAGDQSALSGINGYHAFALPVQIFGVPLELLGVATAYATDVTSIDEETADPIAFPAEGSELAADELPSLAALRSGLPTTGGLPSVDGLMGKLPVAGLAGGLPSLDSLTGLLHTANLSTEGLPTQGLPMRGLPAVSGLASNVSTAGLPTQGLPALPVAAPLATERADLAQLPAPALPKPALPTASVLPAVNGLSSLGSLGGHGTERADVPAAGLPALGGVPALPKPALPALPTALPAVNGLSSLSSLSSLGSLGGHGTERADVPATGLPVAVPALPAAAPTALPVNAKLPVLDSTPQVPALSGLDSTGFLAKLMGLVKRK from the coding sequence ATGCAGACGTGGGCAAAGCGCGGACTCCAGACCGCATTTGTCACGGGTGGGTTGCTGATGCTGGGCACCGGCATCGCCTCGGCTGACGAGAACGTCAACCCTGACACCCCTGCCTCGCCGCTCGACCTGAACGTCACGGCTCCGATCCAGGAGTCCAACAACGCGGTCGGCACCCCCTTCGGCCAGCTGGACCTGCCCGCCGGGCAGACGGAGCTGAGCACCAAGCCGGTCACCGGCGCGGCGAACGACGCTGCCAAGCAGCTCGACGACGCGAGCCCGATCAGCGAGAGCACCCTCGGCGGCACCTTCTCGCGGGCCGGTGGTGGCGGCGGCGGTTTCACCCCGAGCCACAACAACCTCAAGGGCAACAAGGTCACGGGCGACGTCGTCGTCCCGATCCAGATCGTCGACAACGCGATCGGTGTCCTCGGTGACGCGACCGTCGCCGGCGGCAACCACTCGCAGACCTGGTCGCACGACCAGGACGTCAAGACGACCGGCCAGGACTCCAGCCTCGCCGGCAACGCCGTCGTCCTCGACTGGGCGCTCCCCGTCCAGATCGCCGGCAACGGCGGCGGGGTCGCCGGCGGCACCGGCCGGGTGATCGGCGGGTCGGCCAGCCAGAGCACCACCGAGACCGGGGACGTCGACACCAACGGCGACGGCTCCGCCCTCTCCGGCAACGTGGTGGCCGGCCAGTTCGCCACCCCGGTGCAGGTGACCGGCAACGCCGCTTCCTACCTGCTCGGCAACGGGCAGAGCCACGGCTACCACGCCGACACCGTCGCCACCTCCGGCGGCTCGCTGCTGAGCTCCGGCGACCAGGCCTCCGGGTCGGGCAACGTGGTCGGCGCGCCGATCGCCCTGCCGGTCAAGTTCAACTGCAACTCCGGTGCGGTGTGGGGCTCGCTGTCGAACTCCGACGGCTGCCACAACTCGGCCGACGCCACGGCCGGCGCCACCCGCAAGGGCAGCCTCGGCATCCCGACCTACCTCGAGACCAGCGGCGACGACTCGTTCCTGTCCGGCAACGGCGGGGCGGCCTCGCTCTCCCCGATCGCGAACGTCGCGGGTGTCGCGGGCTCGTGGATCGGCAACGCCTCGGCGGGCATCCCCTGCGCCGGCAGTTCCTCCAGCACTGTCGACTCGGGTGGCTTCGTCAAGACGACCGGTGACAACTCGAGCGGGTCGGGCAACGTCCTCAACCCGTCGGTCGCGCTGCCGGTCGAGGCCTTCGGCATCGGTGGCACGTACATCGGCCAGGCGAACGCGGTCCACGACAACACGACCGACGCCAACGCCGGCAACGGCAGCTACACCAAGGGCAACGACGCCTTCCTCGGCGGCAACATCGTCAACACCCAGGCCGCGGGCGCGCCCGAGGTCTTCGGCATCGGCGGCAGCCACATCGGCAACGCCACCGGCAAGGCGACCGAGGACAAGACGGTCACCGCCGGCGCGTACGACGGCACGCAGGGCGCCAACTCCTCCGGCTCGGGCAACATCGTCCAGGTCCCGGTGGGCCTGCCCGCCGAGGTCTTCGGCATCGGCGGCTCGTTCATCGGCCAGGGCTCCGGCGCGGCCGACGAGACCAAGGTCGTCTCCGGCGGCGGCGGTGGCAGCACCGTGGACGACGGCGGCTTCCTGAGCTCGAACCTGGGCACCGTCCCGCTGTCGACCCCGGTGCAGGCGGCGAACATCGGTGGCGCCCTCATCGGCCAGGGCCACGGCAAGGGCTCGACCGACACGACGTCCAACGCGGGCGGCGGCGTCAAGGCCCACGGCCCGGCGGGCGCCGGCGCGGGCAACATCATCGAGGCCCCGGTCGCGCTGCCGGTGCAGGCGATGGGCGTCGGTGGCGCGCTCGGCGGCATCGGCACCGGTGAGAACGACAACATCACCGACGCGACGGCGGGCGGCGACGCCGTGACCGACGGCCGCGACGGTGCGCTGACCGGCAACATCGTGAAGGCCCCGATCGCGGGCGCCGGCTCGGTCTTCGGCGACGGGATCGCCGGGGGCGCGCTGGGCACCGGCGTCGGCACCAACGACGTCAGCTCGGTGGCCGGCGGCGACGCCACCACCAGCGGCGACCGCGGCAGCGTGGCCGGCAACATCATCGGCGCCGACCCGCTGGCGGTGGCGCAGGTCTTCGGTGACGCCGTCAGCGCGGCGGGTGTCGCCAAGGGCGCCGGCATCAACATGACGGACGTCCGGAACGCGGGCGACGACACCACCTCCGGTGTCGAGGGCGCGATCTCCGGCAACATCCTCGACCTGCCGGTGACCGCGATCGCGCAGCTGTTCGGCGACGCGGTGACCGTGGGCGGCGTGGCGCACGCCGTCGGCGAGAACACGCTGACCACGCACAACGGTGGCAAGGCCGTCACCGCGGGCGACCAGTCCGCGCTGTCGGGCATCAACGGCTACCACGCGTTCGCGCTCCCGGTGCAGATCTTCGGCGTGCCGCTCGAGCTGCTCGGGGTGGCCACCGCCTACGCGACCGACGTGACCAGCATCGACGAAGAGACCGCGGACCCGATCGCGTTCCCGGCCGAGGGCTCGGAACTGGCGGCGGACGAGCTGCCGTCGCTGGCCGCGCTCCGCAGCGGCCTGCCCACCACCGGTGGCCTGCCGTCGGTGGACGGGCTGATGGGCAAGCTGCCCGTCGCCGGCCTGGCCGGTGGCCTGCCGTCGCTGGACTCGCTGACCGGTCTGCTGCACACGGCCAACCTGTCCACCGAGGGGCTGCCCACCCAGGGTCTGCCCATGCGGGGTCTCCCCGCGGTGAGCGGGCTCGCGAGCAACGTGTCGACCGCCGGGCTGCCCACCCAGGGCCTGCCCGCGCTGCCGGTCGCGGCTCCGCTGGCCACCGAGCGCGCCGACCTGGCGCAGCTGCCGGCTCCGGCCCTGCCGAAGCCGGCCCTGCCCACCGCTTCGGTGCTGCCCGCGGTGAACGGCCTGTCCTCGCTGGGCTCGCTCGGCGGCCACGGCACCGAGCGTGCGGACGTGCCGGCCGCGGGCCTGCCGGCCCTGGGTGGCGTTCCGGCGCTGCCGAAGCCGGCCCTGCCGGCGCTGCCCACCGCGCTGCCCGCGGTGAACGGCCTGTCGTCGCTGTCGTCGCTGTCCTCGCTGGGCTCGCTCGGCGGCCACGGCACCGAGCGTGCGGACGTGCCGGCCACCGGCCTGCCCGTCGCGGTCCCGGCCCTGCCGGCCGCCGCGCCGACCGCGCTGCCGGTGAACGCCAAGCTGCCGGTGCTGGACAGCACCCCGCAGGTCCCGGCCCTCTCGGGCCTGGACTCCACCGGCTTCCTCGCGAAGCTGATGGGCCTGGTGAAGCGCAAGTAG